The Cicer arietinum cultivar CDC Frontier isolate Library 1 chromosome 1, Cicar.CDCFrontier_v2.0, whole genome shotgun sequence genome contains the following window.
atgatttttaaaaatataaattatattttttaatcagaaataatataataatcagtttattccacgtaagcgtctgccacgtcacatttttattgacacgtcattaaaaaaatgacaactcatcatgatttggactcaaattctgtttgggagactaaaactggggagaaacaaaatggggggactactttcaattttcacctataatagggggaccaaaagtgcaattaagcctattttttatcacaaaacaaattttctttaaaacacactcaacacatctattttgttttttaaccaagaactacgtagctttgatttctccatcgcaccgggcgatacgtaggagcaagatcacattcttgtcaagcacataaataaaatttaattttttccctttatttgttaagtacatatttatttcaaaatcgtattttaaatatagtaataattgttattcatatttaataataaagaaaaataaatatcttaagttaaaattaattttacacaattaattataggtaaccgttgttttaacggatgtcgtagggtgctaatactttcccgaactcaaaatttggtttcaaagaccacatttttttatttttactattttaagggtttcccaatattttcctattttaaaataaattttggtggcgactccattgaattcgagaaatactcgaaattttaggccgcgacattGATATTTCTTAGAGAGTTACATTTTTGAACATGTTAGATTTTGTTTTGATAGGCTGATGGTCCTTGTTGGAAAGTTCGACTTGGAAGAAGGGATAGCTTAACAGCAAACCAAACTCTTGCTAATCAAAACCTTCCATCACCTTTCTCCACATTGGATCAACTTAAAGCATTTGCCTCCCAAGGCCTCAACACTACTCATCTAGTTGCACTCTCTGGTATGATTCTTTTTTTCAACTATTTTTACTACTATCTATATAAGTTAATTACAACAATTAACTAATtatgtgaaataaaaaatatatgtgatGATACATATATGTTTCAATTTTAGGTGCTCATACATTTGGTAAAGGTCGTtgctttttatttgttaatcgattgtACGACTTCAACAACACTGGCAAACCAGATCCAACTCTTAACATAGATTACTTAAAAGAGCTACGCAAATTATGCCCCCAAAATGGAACTGGCACCAATCTTGTAAATTTGGATCCAACTACTCCTAATAAATTTGACAAGACTTACTATTCTCATCTTAAGGCTGGCAAGGGCTTGTTTCAAAGTGATCAAGTCTTGTTCACACCCAATGCAAGTACCATTAAAACCATCCTTAAATTTCGTAATcatgaaaatattttctttgacAACTTTAAGATTGCTATGATTAAAATGGGTAACATTGGTGTTCTAACGGGAAATCAAGGAGAAATTCGAAAACAATGCAATTTCATCAACCAAAAGTCTATTGAGCAAGATATTGACATTGTGGCTTCCAAAGAACCGTCAAAGGACGGTATGATTAGCTCAATCTAAATCAATTATGATGGCTTGTATACTATATATTATGATTGAATACCACAATAAAGAAGTTATCCCATTtggtatttatattttttttaaatgacaaatgttaattgatattttgttagtgtcgcggcctaaaatttcgagtatttctcgaattcaatggagtcaccaccaaaatttattttaaaatagggaaaatattgggaaacccttaaaatagtaaaaataaaaaaaatgtagtctttgaaactaaattttgagttcgggagtcgataaataaattaaataaagagagttttagaactatcaagttgtaccacttgtatcctaacaactcaaagattacaaagatgtcacatctaattaatctttaacataatatttatttgtatttttatgatgaaattgatatttaattatgaagaaaattaaaccccttttttttttaaataaaaaaaagtaaaatgaatagatttaaatggattgagattagtaaaatttaaatgagttgagattagtaaaatttaaatgagttgagattagtaaaataaaaatgagttgagattattaaaatttaaatgagttgagattattaaaatttaaatgagttgagattattaaaatttaaatgagttaaaattagtaaaatttaaataagttgagattagtaaaataaaNNNNNNNNNNNNNNNNNNNNNNNNNNNNNNNNNNNNNNNNNNNNNNNNNNNNNNNNNNNNNNNNNNNNNNNNNNNNNNNNNNNNNNNNNNNNNNNNNNNNNNNNNNNNNNNNNNNNNNNNNNNNNNNNNNNNNNNNNNNNNNNNNNNNNNNNNNNNNNNNNNNNNNNNNNNNNNNNNNNNNNNNNNNNNNNNNNNNNNNNNNNNNNNNNNNNNNNNNNNNNNNNNNNNNNNNNNNNNNNNNNNNNNNNNNNNNNNNNNNNNNNNNNNNNNNNNNNNNNNNNNNNNNNNNNNNNNNNNNNNNNNNNNNNNNNNNNNNNNNNNNNNNNNNNNNNNNNNNNNNNNNNNNNNNNNNNNNNNNNNNNNNNNNNNNNNNNNNNNNNNNNNNNNNNNNNNNNNNNNNNNNNNNNNNNNNNNNNNNNNNNNNNNNNNNNNNNNNNNNNNNNNNNNNNNNNNNNNNNNNNNNNNNNNNNNNNNNNNNNNNNNNNNNNNNNNNNNNNNNNNNNNNNNNNNNNNNNNNNNNNNNNNNNNNNNNNNNNNNNNNNNNNNNNNNNNNNNNNNNNNNNNNNNNNNNNNNNNNNNNNNNNNNNNNNNNNNNNNNNNNNNNNNNNNNNNNNNNNNNNNNNNNNNNNNNNNNNNNNNNNNNNNNNNNNNNNNNNNNNNNNNNNNNNNNNNNNNNNNNNNNNNNNNNNNNNNNNNNNNNNNNNNNNNNNNNNNNNNNNNNNNNNNNNNNNNNNNNNNNNNNNNNNNNNNNNNNNNNNNNNNNNNNNNNNNNNNNNNNNNNNNNNNNNNNNNNNNNNNNNNNNNNNNNNNNNNNNNNNNNNNNNNNNNNNNNNNNNNNNNNNNNNNNNNNNNNNNNNNNNNNNNNNNNNNNNNNNNNNNNNNNNNNNNNNNNNNNNNNNNNNNNNNNNNNNNNNNNNNNNNNNNNNNNNNNNNNNNNNNNNNNNNNNNNNNNNNNNNNNNNNNNNNNNNNNNNNNNNNNNNNNNNNNNNNNNNNNNNNNNNNNNNNNNNNNNNNNNNNNNNNNNNNNNNNNNNNNNNNNNNNNNNNNNNNNNNNNNNNNNNNNNNNNNNNNNNNNNNNNNNNNNNNNNNNNNNNNNNNNNNNNNNNNNNNNNNNNNNNNNNNNNNNNNNNNNNNNNNNNNNNNNNNNNNNNNNNNNNNNNNNNNNNNNNNNNNNNNNNNNNNNNNNNNNNNNNNNNNNNNNNNNNNNNNNNNNNNNNNNNNNNNNNNNNNNNNNNNNNNNNNNNNNNNNNNNNNNNNNNNNNNNNNNNNNNNNNNNNNNNNNNNNNNNNNNNNNNNNNNNNNNNNNNNNNNNNNNNNNNNNNNNNNNNNNNNNNNNNNNNNNNNNNNNNNNNNNNNNNNNNNNNNNNNNNNNNNNNNNNNNNNNNNNNNNNNNNNNNNNNNNNNNNNNNNNNNNNNNNNNNNNNNNNNNNNNNNNNNNNNNNNNNNNNNNNNNNNNNNNNNNNNNNNNNNNNNNNNNNNNNNNNNNNNNNNNNNNNNNNNNNNNNNNNNNNNNNNNNNNNNNNNNNNNNNNNNNNNNNNNNNNNNNNNNNNNNNNNNNNNNNNNNNNNNNNNNNNNNNNNNNNNNNNNNNNNNNNNNNNNNNNNNNNNNNNNNNNNNNNNNNNNNNNNNNNNNNNNNNNNNNNNNNNNNNNNNNNNNNNNNNNNNNNNNNNNNNNNNNNNNNNNNNNNNNNNNNNNNNNNNNNNNNNNNNNNNNNNNNNNNNNNNNNNNNNNNNNNNNNNNNNNNNNNNNNNNNNNNNNNNNNNNNNNNNNNNNNNNNNNNNNNNNNNNNNNNNNNNNNNNNNNNNNNNNNNNNNNNNNNNNNNNNNNNNNNNNNNNNNNNNNNNNNNNNNNNNNNNNNNNNNNNNNNNNNNNNNNNNNNNNNNNNNNNNNNNNNNNNNNNNNNNNNNNNNNNNNNNNNNNNNNNNNNNNNNNNNNNNNNNNNNNNNNNNNNNNNNNNNNNNNNNNNNNNNNNNNNNNNNNNNNNNNNNNNNNNNNNNNNNNNNNNNNNNNNNNNNNNNNNNNNNNNNNNNNNNNNNNNNNNNNNNNNNNNNNNNNNNNNNNNNNNNNNNNNNNNNNNNNNNNNNNNNNNNNNNNNNNNNNNNNNNNNNNNNNNNNNNNNNNNNNNNNNNNNNNNNNNNNNNNNNNNNNNNNNNNNNNNNNNNNNNNNNNNNNNNNNNNNNNNNNNNNNNNNNNNNNNNNNNNNNNNNNNNNNNNNNNNNNNNNNNNNNNNNNNNNNNNNNNNNNNNNNNNNNNNNNNNNNNNNNNNNNNNNNNNNNNNNNNNNNNNNNNNNNNNNNNNNNNNNNNNNNNNNNNNNNNNNNNNNNNNNNNNNNNNNNNNNNNNNNNNNNNNNNNNNNNNNNNNNNNNNNNNNNNNNNNNNNNNNNNNNNNNNNNNNNNNNNNNNNNNNNNNNNNNNNNNNNNNNNNNNNNNNNNNNNNNNNNNNNNNNNNNNNNNNNNNNNNNNNNNNNNNNNNNNNNNNNNNNNNNNNNNNNNNNNNNNNNNNNNNNNNNNNNNNNNNNNNNNNNNNNNNNNNNNNNNNNNNNNNNNNNNNNNNNNNNNNNNNNNNNNNNNNNNNNNNNNNNNNNNNNNNNNNNNNNNNNNNNNNNNNNNNNNNNNNNNNNNNNNNNNNNNNNNNNNNNNNNNNNNNNNNNNNNNNNNNNNNNNNNNNNNNNNNNNNNNNNNNNNNNNNNNNNNNNNNNNNNNNNNNNNNNNNNNNNNNNNNNNNNNNNNNNNNNNNNNNNNNNNNNNNNNNNNNNNNNNNNNNNNNNNNNNNNNNNNNNNNNNNNNNNNNNNNNNNNNNNNNNNNNNNNNNNNNNNNNNNNNNNNNNNNNNNNNNNNNNNNNNNNNNNNNNNNNNNNNNNNNNNNNNNNNNNNNNNNNNNNNNNNNNNNNNNNNNNNNNNNNNNNNNNNNNNNNNNNNNNNNNNNNNNNNNNNNNNNNNNNNNNNNNNNNNNNNNNNNNNNNNNNNNNNNNNNNNNNNNNNNNNNNNNNNNNNNNNNNNNNNNNNNNNNNNNNNNNNNNNNNNNNNNNNNNNNNNNNNNNNNNNNNNNNNNNNNNNNNNNNNNNNNNNNNNNNNNNNNNNNNNNNNNNNNNNNNNNNNNNNNNNNNNNNNNNNNNNNNNNNNNNNNNNNNNNNNNNNNNNNNNNNNNNNNNNNNNNNNNNNNNNNNNNNNNNNNNNNNNNNNNNNNNNNNNNNNNNNNNNNNNNNNNNNNNNNNNNNNNNNNNNNNNNNNNNNNNNNNNNNNNNNNNNNNNNNNNNNNNNNNNNNNNNNNNNNNNNNNNNNNNNNNNNNNNNNNNNNNNNNNNNNNNNNNNNNNNNNNNNNNNNNNNNNNNNNNNNNNNNNNNNNNNNNNNNNNNNNNNNNNNNNNNNNNNNNNNNNNNNNNNNNNNNNNNNNNNNNNNNNNNNNNNNNNNNNNNNNNNNNNNNNNNNNNNNNNNNNNNNNNNNNNNNNNNNNNNNNNNNNNNNNNNNNNNNNNNNNNNNNNNNNNNNNNNNNNNNNNNNNNNNNNNNNNNNNNNNNNNNNNNNNNNNNNNNNNNNNNNNNNNNNNNNNNNNNNNNNNNNNNNNNNNNNNNNNNNNNNNNNNNNNNNNNNNNNNNNNNNNNNNNNNNNNNNNNNNNNNNNNNNNNNNNNNNNNNNNNNNNNNNNNNNNNNNNNNNNNNNNNNNNNNNNNNNNNNNNNNNNNNNNNNNNNNNNNNNNNNNNNNNNNNNNNNNNNNNNNNNNNNNNNNNNNNNNNNNNNNNNNNNNNNNNNNNNNNNNNNNNNNNNNNNNNNNNNNNNNNNNNNNNNNNNNNNNNNNNNNNNNNNNNNNNNNNNNNNNNNNNNNNNNNNNNNNNNNNNNNNNNNNNNNNNNNNNNNNNNNNNNNNNNNNNNNNNNNNNNNNNNNNNNNNNNNNNNNNNNNNNNNNNNNNNNNNNNNNNNNNNNNNNNNNNNNNNNNNNNNNNNNNNNNNNNNNNNNNNNNNNNNNNNNNNNNNNNNNNNNNNNNNNNNNNNNNNNNNNNNNNNNNNNNNNNNNNNNNNNNNNNNNNNNNNNNNNNNNNNNNNNNNNNNNNNNNNNNNNNNNNNNNNNNNNNNNNNNNNNNNNNNNNNNNNNNNNNNNNNNNNNNNNNNNNNNNNNNNNNNNNNNNNNNNNNNNNNNNNNNNNNNNNNNNNNNNNNNNNNNNNNNNNNNNNNNNNNNNNNNNNNNNNNNNNNNNNNNNNNNNNNNNNNNNNNNNNNNNNNNNNNNNNNNNNNNNNNNNNNNNNNNNNNNNNNNNNNNNNNNNNNNNNNNNNNNNNNNNNNNNNNNNNNNNNNNNNNNNNNNNNNNNNNNNNNNNNNNNNNNNNNNNNNNNNNNNNNNNNNNNNNNNNNNNNNNNNNNNNNNNNNNNNNNNNNNNNNNNNNNNNNNNNNNNNNNNNNNNNNNNNNNNNNNNNNNNNNNNNNNNNNNNNNNNNNNNNNNNNNNNNNNNNNNNNNNNNNNNNNNNNNNNNNNNNNNNNNNNNNNNNNNNNNNNNNNNNNNNNNNNNNNNNNNNNNNNNNNNNNNNNNNNNNNNNNNNNNNNNNNNNNNNNNNNNNNNNNNNNNNNNNNNNNNNNNNNNNNNNNNNNNNNNNNNNNNNNNNNNNNNNNNNNNNNNNNNNNNNNNNNNNNNNNNNNNNNNNNNNNNNNNNNNNNNNNNNNNNNNNNNNNNNNNNNNNNNNNNNNNNNNNNNNNNNNNNNNNNNNNNNNNNNNNNNNNNNNNNNNNNNNNNNNNNNNNNNNNNNNNNNNNNNNNNNNNNNNNNNNNNNNNNNNNNNNNNNNNNNNNNNNNNNNNNNNNNNNNNNNNNNNNNNNNNNNNNNNNNNNNNNNNNNNNNNNNNNNNNNNNNNNNNNNNNNNNNNNNNNNNNNNNNNNNNNNNNNNNNNNNNNNNNNNNNNNNNNNNNNNNNNNNNNNNNNNNNNNNNNNNNNNNNNNNNNNNNNNNNNNNNNNNNNNNNNNNNNNNNNNNNNNNNNNNNNNNNNNNNNNNNNNNNNNNNNNNNNNNNNNNNNNNNNNNNNNNNNNNNNNNNNNNNNNNNNNNNNNNNNNNNNNNNNNNNNNNNNNNNNNNNNNNNNNNNNNNNNNNNNNNNNNNNNNNNNNNNNNNNNNNNNNNNNNNNNNNNNNNNNNNNNNNNNNNNNNNNNNNNNNNNNNNNNNNNNNNNNNNNNNNNNNNNNNNNNNNNNNNNNNNNNNNNNNNNNNNNNNNNNNNNNNNNNNNNNNNNNNNNNNNNNNNNNNNNNNNNNNNNNNNNNNNNNNNNNNNNNNNNNNNNNNNNNNNNNNNNNNNNNNNNNNNNNNNNNNNNNNNNNNNNNNNNNNNNNNNNNNNNNNNNNNNNNNNNNNNNNNNNNNNNNNNNNNNNNNNNNNNNNNNNNNNNNNNNNNNNNNNNNNNNNNNNNNNNNNNNNNNNNNNNNNNNNNNNNNNNNNNNNNNNNNNNNNNNNNNNNNNNNNNNNNNNNNNNNNNNNNNNNNNNNNNNNNNNNNNNNNNNNNNNNNNNNNNNNNNNNNNNNNNNNNNNNNNNNNNNNNNNNNNNNNNNNNNNNNNNNNNNNNNNNNNNNNNNNNNNNNNNNNNNNNNNNNNNNNNNNNNNNNNNNNNNNNNNNNNNNNNNNNNNNNNNNNNNNNNNNNNNNNNNNNNNNNNNNNNNNNNNNNNNNNNNNNNNNNNNNNNNNNNNNNNNNNNNNNNNNNNNNNNNNNNNNNNNNNNNNNNNNNNNNNNNNNNNNNNNNNNNNNNNNNNNNNNNNNNNNNNNNNNNNNNNNNNNNNNNNNNNNNNNNNNNNNNNNNNNNNNNNNNNNNNNNNNNNNNNNNNNNNNNNNNNNNNNNNNNNNNNNNNNNNNNNNNNNNNNNNNNNNNNNNNNNNNNNNNNNNNNNNNNNNNNNNNNNNNNNNNNNNNNNNNNNNNNNNNNNNNNNNNNNNNNNNNNNNNNNNNNNNNNNNNNNNNNNNNNNNNNNNNNNNNNNNNNNNNNNNNNNNNNNNNNNNNNNNNNNNNNNNNNNNNNNNNNNNNNNNNNNNNNNNNNNNNNNNNNNNNNNNNNNNNNNNNNNNNNNNNNNNNNNNNNNNNNNNNNNNNNNNNNNNNNNNNNNNNNNNNNNNNNNNNNNNNNNNNNNNNNNNNNNNNNNNNNNNNNNNNNNNNNNNNNNNNNNNNNNNNNNNNNNNNNNNNNNNNNNNNNNNNNNNNNNNNNNNNNNNNNNNNNNNNNNNNNNNNNNNNNNNNNNNNNNNNNNNNNNNNNNNNNNNNNNNNNNNNNNNNNNNNNNNNNNNNNNNNNNNNNNNNNNNNNNNNNNNNNNNNNNNNNNNNNNNNNNNNNNNNNNNNNNNNNNNNNNNNNNNNNNNNNNNNNNNNNNNNNNNNNNNNNNNNNNNNNNNNNNNNNNNNNNNNNNNNNNNNNNNNNNNNNNNNNNNNNNNNNNNNNNNNNNNNNNNNNNNNNNNNNNNNNNNNNNNNNNNNNNNNNNNNNNNNNNNNNNNNNNNNNNNNNNNNNNNNNNNNNNNNNNNNNNNNNNNNNNNNNNNNNNNNNNNNNNNNNNNNNNNNNNNNNNNNNNNNNNNNNNNNNNNNNNNNNNNNNNNNNNNNNNNNNNNNNNNNNNNNNNNNNNNNNNNNNNNNNNNNNNNNNNNNNNNNNNNNNNNNNNNNNNNNNNNNNNNNNNNNNNNNNNNNNNNNNNNNNNNNNNNNNNNNNNNNNNNNNNNNNNNNNNNNNNNNNNNNNNNNNNNNNNNNNNNNNNNNNNNNNNNNNNNNNNNNNNNNNNNNNNNNNNNNNNNNNNNNNNNNNNNNNNNNNNNNNNNNNNNNNNNNNNNNNNNNNNNNNNNNNNNNNNNNNNNNNNNNNNNNNNNNNNNNNNNNNNNNNNNNNNNNNNNNNNNNNNNNNNNNNNNNNNNNNNNNNNNNNNNNNNNNNNNNNNNNNNNNNNNNNNNNNNNNNNNNNNNNNNNNNNNNNNNNNNNNNNNNNNNNNNNNNNNNNNNNNNNNNNNNNNNNNNNNNNNNNNNNNNNNNNNNNNNNNNNNNNNNNNNNNNNNNNNNNNNNNNNNNNNNNNNNNNNNNNNNNNNNNNNNNNNNNNNNNNNNNNNNNNNNNNNNNNNNNNNNNNNNNNNNNNNNNNNNNNNNNNNNNNNNNNNNNNNNNNNNNNNNNNNNNNNNNNNNNNNNNNNNNNNNNNNNNNNNNNNNNNNNNNNNNNNNNNNNNNNNNNNNNNNNNNNNNNNNNNNNNNNNNNNNNNNNNNNNNNNNNNNNNNNNNNNNNNNNNNNNNNNNNNNNNNNNNNNNNNNNNNNNNNNNNNNNNNNNNNNNNNNNNNNNNNNNNNNNNNNNNNNNNNNNNNNNNNNNNNNNNNNNNNNNNNNNNNNNNNNNNNNNNNNNNNNNNNNNNNNNNNNNNNNNNNNNNNNNNNNNNNNNNNNNNNNNNNNNNNNNNNNNNNNNNNNNNNNNNNNNNNNNNNNNNNNNNNNNNNNNNNNNNNNNNNNNNNNNNNNNNNNNNNNNNNNNNNNNNNNNNNNNNNNNNNNNNNNNNNNNNNNNNNNNNNNNNNNNNNNNNNNNNNNNNNNNNNNNNNNNNNNNNNNNNNNNNNNNNNNNNNNNNNNNNNNNNNNNNNNNNNNNNNNNNNNNNNNNNNNNNNNNNNNNNNNNNNNNNNNNNNNNNNNNNNNNNNNNNNNNNNNNNNNNNNNNNNNNNNNNNNNNNNNNNNNNNNNNNNNNNNNNNNNNNNNNNNNNNNNNNNNNNNNNNNNNNNNNNNNNNNNNNNNNNNNNNNNNNNNNNNNNNNNNNNNNNNNNNNNNNNNNNNNNNNNNNNNNNNNNNNNNNNNNNNNNNNNNNNNNNNNNNNNNNNNNNNNNNNNNNNNNNNNNNNNNNNNNNNNNNNNNNNNNNNNNNNNNNNNNNNNNNNNNNNNNNNNNNNNNNNNNNNNNNNNNNNNNNNNNNNNNNNNNNNNNNNNNNNNNNNNNNNNNNNNNNNNNNNNNNNNNNNNNNNNNNNNNNNNNNNNNNNNNNNNNNNNNNNNNNNNNNNNNNNNNNNNNNNNNNNNNNNNNNNNNNNNNNNNNNNNNNNNNNNNNNNNNNNNNNNNNNNNNNNNNNNNNNNNNNNNNNNNNNNNNNNNNNNNNNNNNNNNNNNNNNNNNNNNNNNNNNNNNNNNNNNNNNNNNNNNNNNNNNNNNNNNNNNNNNNNNNNNNNNNNNNNNNNNNNNNNNNNNNNNNNNNNNNNNNNNNNNNNNNNNNNNNNNNNNNNNNNNNNNNNNNNNNNNNNNNNNNNNNNNNNNNNNNNNNNNNNNNNNNNNNNNNNNNNNNNNNNNNNNNNNNNNNNNNNNNNNNNNNNNNNNNNNNNNNNNNNNNNNNNNNNNNNNNNNNNNNNNNNNNNNNNNNNNNNNNNNNNNNNNNNNNNNNNNNNNNNNNNNNNNNNNNNNNNNNNNNNNNNNNNNNNNNNNNNNNNNNNNNNNNNNNNNNNNNNNNNNNNNNNNNNNNNNNNNNNNNNNNNNNNNNNNNNNNNNNNNNNNNNNNNNNNNNNNNNNNNNNNNNNNNNNNNNNNNNNNNNNNNNNNNNNNNNNNNNNNNNNNNNNNNNNNNNNNNNNNNNNNNNNNNNNNNNNNNNNNNNNNNNNNNNNNNNNNNNNNNNNNNNNNNNNNNNNNNNNNNNNNNNNNNNNNNNNNNNNNNNNNNNNNNNNNNNNNNNNNNNNNNNNNNNNNNNNNNNNNNNNNNNNNNNNNNNNNNNNNNNNNNNNNNNNNNNNNNNNNNNNNNNNNNNNNNNNNNNNNNNNNNNNNNNNNNNNNNNNNNNNNNNNNNNNNNNNNNNNNNNNNNNNNNNNNNNNNNNNNNNNNNNNNNNNNNNNNNNNNNNNNNNNNNNNNNNNNNNNNNNNNNNNNNNNNNNNNNNNNNNNNNNNNNNNNNNNNNNNNNNNNNNNNNNNNNNNNNNNNNNNNNNNNNNNNNNNNNNNNNNNNNNNNNNNNNNNNNNNNNNNNNNNNNNNNNNNNNNNNNNNNNNNNNNNNNNNNNNNNNNNNNNNNNNNNNNNNNNNNNNNNNNNNNNNNNNNNNNNNNNNNNNNNNNNNNNNNNNNNNNNNNNNNNNNNNNNNNNNNNNNNNNNNNNNNNNNNNNNNNNNNNNNNNNNNNNNNNNNNNNNNNNNNNNNNNNNNNNNNNNNNNNNNNNNNNNNNNNNNNNNNNNNNNNNNNNNNNNNNNNNNNNNNNNNNNNNNNNNNNNNNNNNNNNNNNNNNNNNNNNNNNNNNNNNNNNNNNNNNNNNNNNNNNNNNNNNNNNNNNNNNNNNNNNNNNNNNNNNNNNNNNNNNNNNNNNNNNNNNNNNNNNNNNNNNNNNNNNNNNNNNNNNNNNNNNNNNNNNNNNNNNNNNNNNNNNNNNNNNNNNNNNNNNNNNNNNNNNNNNNNNNNNNNNNNNNNNNNNNNNNNNNNNNNNNNNNNNNNNNNNNNNNNNNNNNNNNNNNNNNNNNNNNNNNNNNNNNNNNNNNNNNNNNNNNNNNNNNNNNNNNNNNNNNNNNNNNNNNNNNNNNNNNNNNNNNNNNNNNNNNNNNNNNNNNNNNNNNNNNNNNNNNNNNNNNNNNNNNNNNNNNNNNNNNNNNNNNNNNNNNNNNNNNNNNNNNNNNNNNNNNNNNNNNNNNNNNNNNNNNNNNNNNNNNNNNNNNNNNNNNNNNNNNNNNNNNNNNNNNNNNNNNNNNNNNNNNNNNNNNNNNNNNNNNNNNNNNNNNNNNNNNNNNNNNNNNNNNNNNNNNNNNNNNNNNNNNNNNNNNNNNNNNNNNNNNNNNNNNNNNNNNNNNNNNNNNNNNNNNNNNNNNNNNNNNNNNNNNNNNNNNNNNNNNNNNNNNNNNNNNNNNNNNNNNNNNNNNNNNNNNNNNNNNNNNNNNNNN
Protein-coding sequences here:
- the LOC101493774 gene encoding peroxidase E5-like encodes the protein MVSLHLVARTLCCVVFVLVGLPFSSDAQLDPLFYNKSCPNLHFIVVKVVLEASLSDPRIFASLVRLHFHDCFVQGCDASVLLNNSATIVSEQEALPNNNSLRGLNVVNDIKTEVEKACPSVASCADILALAAQASSFLADGPCWKVRLGRRDSLTANQTLANQNLPSPFSTLDQLKAFASQGLNTTHLVALSGAHTFGKGRCFLFVNRLYDFNNTGKPDPTLNIDYLKELRKLCPQNGTGTNLVNLDPTTPNKFDKTYYSHLKAGKGLFQSDQVLFTPNASTIKTILKFRNHENIFFDNFKIAMIKMGNIGVLTGNQGEIRKQCNFINQKSIEQDIDIVASKEPSKDGMISSI